From one Streptomyces sp. N50 genomic stretch:
- a CDS encoding P-II family nitrogen regulator yields MKLITAVVKPHRLDEIKEALQAFGVHGLTVTEASGYGRQRGHTEVYRGAEYTVDLVPKIRIEVLAEDDDAEQLIDVIVKAARTGKIGDGKVWSLPVETAVRVRTGERGPDAL; encoded by the coding sequence ATGAAGCTCATCACCGCCGTCGTGAAGCCCCACCGGCTCGACGAGATCAAGGAAGCCCTGCAGGCCTTCGGGGTCCACGGTCTGACGGTCACCGAGGCGAGCGGCTACGGTCGTCAGCGGGGGCACACCGAGGTCTACCGGGGCGCCGAGTACACGGTCGACCTGGTCCCCAAGATCCGCATCGAGGTGCTGGCCGAGGACGACGACGCCGAGCAGCTGATCGACGTCATCGTCAAGGCCGCCCGCACCGGCAAGATCGGTGACGGCAAGGTCTGGTCCCTCCCGGTCGAGACGGCCGTCCGGGTCAGGACCGGCGAGCGCGGACCGGACGCGCTCTAA
- a CDS encoding ammonium transporter, with protein MASAAITLAAEAPKLSSANTGFMLICSALVLLMTPGLAFFYGGMVRVKSTLNMLMMSFISIGIVTILWILYGFSLAFGSSNGFIGYDSHWLGMSDVGLTDLWPGYTIPIFVFMVFQMMFAVITPALISGAIADRVKFSAWALFVALWLTVVYVPVAHWVWGADGWAYKLGVIDFAGGTAVHINAGAGALGVILVIGKRVGFKRDPMRPHSLPLVMLGAGLLWFGWFGFNAGSWLGNDDGVGALMFVNTQVATAAAMLAWLAYEKIRHGAFTTLGAASGAVAGLVAITPSGGAVSPMGAIAVGAIAGVGCAAAVGLKYKFGFDDSLDVVGVHMVGGILGSLLIGLFASGKGQSEVKGLFYGGGMHQFWIQCAGVFAVLFYSLIVSAILAFLLDKTIGMRVTEDEEISGIDQAEHAETAYDFSGAGGGLSGGTLTSATETKKVDA; from the coding sequence ATGGCATCAGCCGCCATCACGCTTGCCGCTGAGGCACCCAAACTGTCCTCCGCGAACACAGGCTTCATGCTGATCTGTTCTGCCCTGGTGCTGCTCATGACACCGGGACTGGCCTTCTTCTACGGAGGCATGGTCCGCGTCAAGAGCACCCTGAACATGCTGATGATGAGCTTCATCAGCATCGGGATCGTCACCATCCTGTGGATTCTCTACGGCTTCTCGCTCGCCTTCGGTTCGAGCAACGGCTTCATCGGCTACGACTCCCACTGGCTGGGCATGAGCGATGTCGGGCTGACGGACCTCTGGCCCGGCTACACCATCCCGATCTTCGTGTTCATGGTCTTCCAGATGATGTTCGCCGTCATCACCCCGGCCCTGATAAGCGGTGCCATCGCCGACCGCGTCAAGTTCTCGGCCTGGGCGCTGTTCGTCGCCCTGTGGCTGACGGTCGTCTACGTCCCGGTCGCCCACTGGGTGTGGGGCGCCGACGGGTGGGCCTACAAGCTCGGTGTGATCGACTTCGCCGGTGGTACCGCGGTCCACATCAACGCCGGTGCCGGCGCCCTCGGCGTCATCCTGGTCATCGGCAAGCGCGTCGGCTTCAAGCGTGACCCCATGCGTCCGCACAGCCTTCCGCTGGTCATGCTCGGTGCCGGTCTCCTGTGGTTCGGCTGGTTCGGCTTCAACGCCGGTTCGTGGCTCGGCAACGACGACGGCGTCGGCGCGCTGATGTTCGTCAACACCCAGGTCGCCACCGCCGCCGCCATGCTCGCCTGGCTCGCCTACGAGAAGATCCGGCACGGCGCGTTCACCACGCTCGGCGCGGCCTCGGGTGCCGTCGCCGGTCTGGTCGCGATCACCCCGTCCGGTGGCGCTGTCTCCCCGATGGGCGCGATCGCCGTCGGTGCCATCGCCGGTGTCGGCTGCGCCGCAGCCGTCGGCCTGAAGTACAAGTTCGGCTTCGACGACTCCCTCGACGTCGTCGGTGTCCACATGGTCGGCGGTATCCTCGGCTCCCTGCTCATCGGCCTCTTCGCCAGCGGCAAGGGCCAGTCCGAGGTGAAGGGCCTCTTCTACGGCGGAGGCATGCACCAGTTCTGGATCCAGTGCGCCGGTGTCTTCGCGGTCCTCTTCTACTCCCTGATCGTCTCCGCGATCCTCGCCTTCCTCCTCGACAAGACCATCGGTATGCGGGTCACCGAGGACGAGGAGATCTCGGGCATCGACCAGGCCGAGCACGCCGAGACCGCATACGACTTCAGCGGCGCCGGCGGCGGCCTCAGCGGGGGCACGCTCACCTCCGCCACGGAGACGAAGAAGGTGGACGCATGA
- a CDS encoding bifunctional DNA primase/polymerase, with product MGFTIGSSRTIRDIRSGTRRRGRASECTAVAEFTGLWGWDVVAGARAAGGACSCGDTKCPAPGAHPLTFAPEVRAGATLDEVTDAWAELPGAAIMLPVGRAFDVIEVAEPAGRRALARLERMGLPLGPVAATPDHRAHFFVAPGAAAELPSLLYRMGWDDPTSLDLRGLGPGTHITAPPSDRAGQGPVHWLRSPALDSATKPPAARLLLGTLAYVAHRSRA from the coding sequence ATGGGCTTCACGATCGGCAGCAGCCGGACCATCCGCGACATCCGGTCCGGCACGCGCCGCCGCGGCCGCGCGTCGGAGTGCACAGCGGTGGCCGAGTTCACCGGCCTCTGGGGCTGGGACGTGGTCGCCGGCGCACGGGCCGCGGGCGGCGCGTGTTCCTGCGGCGACACCAAGTGCCCCGCGCCGGGCGCACATCCACTGACCTTCGCCCCGGAAGTACGGGCCGGCGCGACCCTCGACGAAGTCACCGACGCCTGGGCCGAGTTGCCGGGCGCCGCGATCATGCTGCCGGTGGGCCGCGCGTTCGACGTGATCGAGGTGGCCGAACCCGCCGGCCGCCGCGCACTGGCCCGCCTGGAGCGCATGGGCCTCCCGCTCGGCCCGGTCGCGGCGACCCCCGACCACCGCGCCCACTTCTTCGTCGCCCCCGGCGCCGCCGCCGAACTCCCCTCCCTCCTCTACCGCATGGGCTGGGACGACCCCACCTCCCTGGACCTCCGAGGCCTGGGCCCCGGCACCCACATCACCGCCCCACCCTCCGACCGGGCCGGCCAGGGCCCGGTCCACTGGCTCCGCTCCCCCGCCCTCGACTCAGCGACAAAGCCCCCGGCGGCAAGGCTGTTGCTGGGCACACTGGCGTACGTGGCACACAGGTCGCGCGCGTAG
- a CDS encoding LLM class flavin-dependent oxidoreductase — protein MPVSVVRFNLVEPGATPASLSARYRAALEMAAYADEHGITTVQTEEHHGVANNWLPSPFAFAGAVFGATRHIAVTVSAIIGPLHDPLRLAEDIAVLDLLSGGRLVTVAGIGYRPEEYAQFDVDWKRRGRLQDELLETVLKAWSGEEFEYRGRTVRVTPRPFSDPHPLLLVGGSSKAAARRAARLGLPFFPSAHLPDLEAYYKDRLVEYGTEGWTMMPGAETPLLHIAEDPDRAWAEYGAHFLHEARTYASWQSGDIRSAVKSGATTVAELRAEGVYRILTPDECVALGLDNLVLHPLSGGMPVDEGWRSLRLFAERVLPRLGE, from the coding sequence ATGCCCGTCTCGGTCGTACGCTTCAACCTCGTCGAACCCGGCGCCACCCCCGCCTCGCTGAGCGCCCGCTACCGGGCCGCCCTGGAGATGGCCGCGTACGCCGACGAGCACGGGATCACCACCGTGCAGACGGAGGAGCACCACGGCGTGGCCAACAACTGGCTGCCCTCGCCCTTCGCCTTCGCGGGCGCGGTGTTCGGCGCGACCCGGCACATCGCCGTGACCGTGTCGGCGATCATCGGCCCGCTGCACGACCCGCTGCGGCTGGCCGAGGACATCGCCGTACTGGATCTGCTGAGCGGCGGCCGGCTGGTGACCGTGGCCGGGATCGGCTACCGGCCCGAGGAGTACGCCCAGTTCGACGTGGACTGGAAGCGCCGGGGCAGGCTCCAGGACGAGCTGCTGGAGACGGTGCTGAAGGCGTGGTCCGGCGAGGAGTTCGAGTACCGCGGCCGTACGGTACGGGTCACCCCGCGCCCCTTCTCCGACCCGCACCCCCTGCTGCTGGTCGGCGGCTCCTCGAAGGCCGCCGCACGTCGGGCCGCGCGGCTCGGCCTGCCCTTCTTCCCCAGCGCGCACCTGCCCGACCTGGAGGCCTACTACAAGGACCGGCTCGTCGAGTACGGCACCGAGGGCTGGACCATGATGCCGGGGGCCGAGACCCCGCTGCTGCACATCGCCGAGGACCCGGACCGGGCCTGGGCCGAGTACGGGGCGCACTTCCTGCACGAGGCGCGGACCTACGCGTCCTGGCAGTCCGGGGACATCCGCTCGGCGGTGAAATCCGGGGCCACTACCGTGGCGGAGCTGCGCGCGGAGGGCGTCTACCGCATCCTCACACCGGACGAGTGCGTGGCGCTGGGGCTCGACAACCTCGTACTGCATCCGCTGTCGGGCGGGATGCCGGTGGACGAGGGATGGCGCAGCCTGCGGCTGTTCGCGGAGCGGGTGCTGCCGCGGCTCGGGGAGTGA
- a CDS encoding [protein-PII] uridylyltransferase, giving the protein MTSTDVRKDAEDSGPSGYAAARLRLLTEGVRSGPPRRAALAELTDDWLTGLFAAGNEALKGVSLVAVGGYGRGELSPRSDLDLLLLHDGGDSGAVAALADRIWYPVWDLGLALDHSVRTPAEARKTAGEDLKVQLGLLDARHIAGDLALTASLRTAVLADWRNQAPKRLPELQELCAERAERQGELQYLLEPDLKEARGGLRDATALRAVAASWLADAPREGLADARRRLLDVRDALHLTTGRATDRLALQEQDQVAAELGLLDADTLLRQVYEAARVVSYASDVTWREVGRVLRSRAVRPRLRAMLGGGAKPATERSPLAEGVVEQDGEVVLARAARPERDPVLPLRAAAAAAQAGLPLSLHAVRRLAATVRPLPTPWPAEAREQLVTLLGSGQPTVDVWEALEAEGLITRLLPDWERVRCRPQRNAVHIWTVDRHLIETAVRASEFARRVSRPDLLLVAALLHDIGKGWPGDHSVAGEIIAKDVAARIGFDRAEVAVLATLVRHHLLLIETATRRDLEDPATVRSVAEAVGTTSTLELLHALTEADALATGPAAWSSWRAGLVTDLVKRVAAVLSGDAPEEPEAGAATAEQERLAIEAVATGGPVLALRAQTEPPTEDEPAGDPEPLGVELLIAVPDQPGVLPAVAGVLAMHRLTVRTAELRALDLPDGVEGSVLLLNWRVAAEYGSLPQAARLRADLVRALDGSLDIAGRLAERDAAYPRRRGVVAPPARVTVAPAASRHATVIEVRAHDAPGLLHRIGRALDDAGVRVRSMHVSTLGSNAVDAFYVTQAPGAPLAGDEALAVARKLEERLRE; this is encoded by the coding sequence GTGACGAGTACGGACGTGCGCAAGGATGCAGAGGACTCCGGACCCAGCGGCTACGCGGCGGCCCGGCTGCGCCTCCTCACTGAGGGGGTGCGGTCCGGGCCGCCGCGCCGTGCCGCCCTCGCCGAACTGACCGACGACTGGCTGACCGGCCTCTTCGCCGCCGGCAACGAAGCCCTCAAGGGCGTCTCCCTGGTCGCGGTCGGCGGCTACGGCCGCGGCGAGCTCTCCCCGCGCAGCGACCTCGACCTGCTCCTCCTGCACGACGGCGGCGACTCCGGCGCCGTCGCCGCGCTGGCCGACCGCATCTGGTACCCGGTCTGGGACCTGGGCCTCGCCCTCGACCACTCCGTCCGCACCCCCGCCGAGGCCCGCAAGACCGCGGGCGAGGACCTCAAGGTCCAGCTCGGCCTCCTCGACGCCCGCCACATCGCCGGCGACCTCGCCCTGACCGCCTCCCTGCGGACGGCCGTCCTCGCCGACTGGCGCAACCAGGCACCCAAGCGCCTCCCCGAACTCCAGGAACTCTGCGCCGAACGCGCCGAGCGCCAGGGCGAGTTGCAGTACCTCCTCGAACCCGACCTCAAGGAGGCCCGCGGCGGCCTCCGCGACGCCACCGCGCTGCGTGCCGTAGCCGCCTCCTGGCTGGCCGACGCCCCGCGCGAAGGACTCGCCGACGCCCGCCGCCGCCTCCTCGACGTGCGCGACGCCCTGCACCTCACCACTGGCCGCGCGACCGACCGGCTCGCACTCCAGGAGCAGGACCAGGTCGCCGCCGAGCTGGGCCTCCTCGACGCGGACACCCTGCTCCGGCAGGTCTACGAAGCGGCACGCGTCGTCTCGTACGCCAGTGACGTCACCTGGCGTGAAGTGGGGCGCGTGCTGCGGTCCCGTGCCGTGCGGCCGAGGCTGCGCGCCATGCTGGGCGGGGGCGCGAAACCCGCCACCGAGCGCTCACCGCTGGCCGAAGGCGTGGTCGAGCAGGACGGCGAGGTGGTGCTCGCCCGCGCCGCACGCCCCGAGCGCGACCCGGTTCTTCCGCTGCGCGCCGCCGCTGCCGCCGCGCAGGCCGGACTCCCGCTCTCGCTGCACGCCGTACGGCGCCTCGCGGCCACCGTGCGGCCGTTGCCCACGCCCTGGCCCGCCGAGGCGCGCGAGCAGCTGGTGACGCTGCTCGGTTCCGGGCAGCCCACGGTGGACGTGTGGGAGGCGCTGGAGGCCGAAGGCCTGATCACCCGCCTCCTTCCCGACTGGGAGCGGGTGCGCTGCCGCCCGCAGCGCAACGCCGTGCACATCTGGACCGTCGACCGGCACCTCATCGAAACCGCCGTCCGCGCCTCGGAGTTCGCCCGCCGCGTCAGCCGCCCCGACCTCCTGCTGGTCGCCGCGCTGCTGCACGACATCGGCAAGGGCTGGCCCGGCGACCACTCGGTGGCCGGCGAGATCATCGCCAAGGACGTGGCCGCCCGCATCGGCTTCGACCGCGCGGAGGTCGCCGTACTCGCGACTCTCGTACGGCATCACCTGCTGCTCATCGAGACCGCCACCCGGCGCGACCTGGAGGACCCGGCGACGGTTCGCTCGGTCGCCGAGGCGGTCGGTACGACGAGCACGCTGGAGCTGTTGCACGCGCTGACCGAGGCGGACGCGCTGGCCACCGGACCGGCCGCCTGGTCGTCCTGGCGGGCCGGTCTCGTCACCGACCTGGTGAAGCGGGTCGCCGCCGTGCTCTCCGGGGACGCCCCCGAGGAGCCCGAGGCGGGCGCGGCCACGGCCGAACAGGAACGCCTGGCGATCGAGGCCGTGGCGACCGGCGGCCCGGTGTTGGCCCTGCGCGCCCAGACCGAACCCCCGACCGAGGACGAGCCCGCGGGCGACCCCGAACCGCTCGGCGTGGAACTCCTGATCGCCGTCCCCGACCAGCCGGGCGTACTCCCCGCGGTGGCCGGCGTCCTGGCGATGCACCGCCTGACGGTCCGTACGGCGGAACTGCGCGCGCTGGACCTGCCGGACGGCGTCGAGGGTTCCGTCCTCCTGCTCAACTGGCGGGTCGCCGCCGAATACGGCTCCCTGCCCCAGGCCGCCCGGCTGCGCGCCGATCTCGTACGGGCCCTGGACGGTTCGCTGGACATCGCGGGGCGGTTGGCGGAGCGCGACGCCGCGTATCCGCGCCGCCGGGGTGTCGTGGCCCCGCCCGCCCGCGTGACGGTCGCCCCGGCCGCGTCCCGGCACGCGACGGTGATCGAGGTGCGCGCGCACGACGCGCCGGGGCTGCTGCACCGGATCGGACGGGCGCTGGACGACGCCGGGGTGCGGGTGCGGAGCATGCACGTCAGCACGCTGGGCTCCAACGCGGTGGACGCGTTCTACGTGACCCAGGCACCCGGCGCGCCCCTGGCGGGGGACGAGGCACTGGCCGTGGCGCGCAAGCTGGAGGAGAGACTGAGGGAGTGA
- the ftsY gene encoding signal recognition particle-docking protein FtsY: METVILAVVIAVVVLGALGGLVVGSRRKKPLPPPPTSVPDITAPPAEPHVGDEAETPRDEARRTIEEVDLPDGSAPAAVEEPPVLDVPELDVPEPTAGRLVRLRSRLSRSQNALGKGLLTLLSREHLDEDTWEEIEDILLTADVGVAPTQELVDGLRARVKVLGTRTPQELRTLLREELLKLVGTDVDRTVRTEPEDRKPGIVMVVGVNGTGKTTTTGKLARVLVADGRTVVLGAADTFRAAAADQLQTWGERVGAHTVRGPEAGDPASVAFDAVKEGKEMGVDVVLIDTAGRLHTKTGLMDELGKVKRVVEKHAPLDEVLLVLDATTGQNGLVQARVFAEVVDITGIVLTKLDGTAKGGIVIAVQRELGVPVKLIGLGEGADDLAPFEPEAFVDALIGD, encoded by the coding sequence ATGGAAACCGTCATCCTTGCTGTAGTCATCGCCGTGGTCGTGCTCGGTGCGCTCGGCGGGCTCGTCGTCGGCAGCCGGCGCAAGAAGCCGCTGCCCCCGCCTCCCACCTCCGTGCCCGACATCACCGCCCCGCCGGCCGAGCCGCACGTCGGCGACGAGGCCGAGACCCCGCGCGACGAAGCGCGCCGGACCATAGAGGAGGTGGATCTCCCCGACGGCTCGGCCCCGGCCGCCGTCGAGGAACCCCCCGTACTGGATGTCCCCGAGCTGGATGTTCCCGAGCCCACCGCCGGACGGCTCGTCCGGCTGCGGTCCCGGCTCTCCCGCTCGCAGAACGCGCTCGGCAAGGGGCTGCTCACGCTCCTGTCGCGCGAGCACCTCGACGAGGACACCTGGGAGGAGATCGAGGACATCCTCCTCACCGCCGACGTCGGCGTGGCTCCCACCCAGGAACTCGTCGACGGGCTGCGCGCCCGCGTGAAGGTGCTCGGCACGCGTACCCCGCAGGAGCTGCGCACGCTGCTGCGCGAGGAGCTGCTCAAGCTGGTCGGCACCGATGTCGACCGGACCGTGAGGACCGAGCCGGAGGATCGCAAGCCCGGCATCGTGATGGTCGTCGGGGTCAACGGCACCGGCAAGACCACCACCACCGGGAAGCTCGCGCGGGTCCTCGTGGCCGACGGGCGGACCGTCGTGCTCGGTGCCGCCGACACGTTCCGGGCCGCTGCCGCCGATCAGTTGCAGACCTGGGGTGAGCGGGTCGGTGCGCATACCGTGCGCGGGCCCGAGGCCGGGGATCCTGCCTCCGTCGCGTTCGACGCGGTGAAGGAGGGCAAGGAGATGGGGGTCGATGTCGTCCTCATCGACACGGCCGGGCGGTTGCACACGAAGACCGGGCTCATGGATGAGCTCGGGAAGGTCAAGCGGGTTGTCGAGAAGCATGCGCCGCTTGATGAGGTGTTGCTCGTGCTGGACGCGACCACAGGGCAGAACGGGCTTGTGCAGGCTCGTGTATTTGCCGAGGTTGTCGACATCACCGGGATCGTGCTGACGAAGTTGGACGGCACGGCCAAGGGGGGCATCGTGATCGCCGTTCAGCGTGAACTGGGCGTTCCGGTCAAGCTGATCGGGCTTGGTGAGGGTGCGGATGATCTGGCGCCGTTTGAGCCGGAGGCGTTTGTTGATGCCCTTATCGGGGATTGA